The following nucleotide sequence is from Apodemus sylvaticus chromosome 2, mApoSyl1.1, whole genome shotgun sequence.
GGCAATGTAAAAGGAAGatgaaaagaagagaaacccAAAAGAtgcagaggaggaaaaagagaacacAGTCCCATTCTGAGAGGCAAGTGTCTCATATACTATGTCTACTATGAAGGAAGACCTCATGTAAATTTGTGAGGAGCTGTAATGATCGTAGAACTTTGGGTTCAAAAAATGCTACAGTACCAGACATAAATACTTCTAGATATCACTTGTTTTTGATAGCTGTGTTTGGATTGATAGAAACAGAACCCAAGGCTTTGTGGCTGCAAGTACTTTGCTACAGCTCTCAAACCCACACAATCATCTCTACAGCTGTAGTGAAAAATCACAGGAGCCATTAGCACCCAGCTCTCACGAGAGCCCCACTCCTCCTCGCCCCAGCTCCCAGTGGCCAGCATTCAGTCTATAGACACCAGCTCATCTATTCAGGATCCAATCATCCAAAAAGTTTCTATAGAGTCTCTGGGTCCTTCTATCTCTCGTATGACACTTGGTGTCACTATACAGAATAACTTTACTGTcccaagaaaaacattaaaacattaaatattcaGTGGTGATATGTGTGATTAACAGTTAAAATTTACCAGGGTCAGGAACACAAAGAAGTATATGTAACAGGAAGATGTGGCCTCATCCTAGCATTTGCCCAAGTTTTGCTGTATCTTGGCTCTGCTGGCCATGCATGAATACCTTTCCTCCTCTAATAGTCTTTTTCTGGTTACATTTGTAGCCAAGTACTACCCTTCTGCATGAGACAACTCACAAAGTTCCTGCTTACTAGGTCTCTCTAGCACTGCCTAGTAGTTGAAACTCCAAAGCCTTGAGAGAGTTCAAATACCCACTGAAATTATGCTAAACTACTGTAAGAGACTGAATAGATTATAATGAATTCTGGTCTATTTTCTTAAAAGAGTTTTAGTActttataaacttttttttttttgctatacagatattttacataaaatttacTAACTGAATGGAACTCTTGACTATGGCTAAGTAAAAAAATATTCTGTGTAGCAAATATTAatttcaaagaactaaaaaaaaacacTGCAGCATAATGACATCAAAATTACTATAGCATAATTAATTTTTACTATTTCTAAAAGATGAAAGATAACTGACAGTTTCTcttgagaaaaatataaatataaattaacaaTTTTCTTACTCAAATAAAACCAGTTACAAACAGGCAAACACAATTTAGGGGTaagtttgtttctggttttgaccCAGGTTAATGGGCAGCAAACACAGGTACACTACAAAGAATAATACATTCACAAAAACTTAGCAGACGTAAAAAGCCACAAAATTCGGCCAGGTTTTCTTCCCCCTGTATTTGAAGCTTGACAGTGAATTTGGAAAATTAGCAGAGTGACAGGAAATGacacgcacacacaaaaaaaaaaccccacacttCAAGCAAACTGCTTGTCATCATGAGGACCTGATTTGACAAACAGGTTTAATCCACTTGCTCAAAGGTCACGCTGTCCAAGTGAAGAATGACCGGTTTCCACTGCTTCGGGAGGCTGGCTGCCAGCATCCACGGACGAAGTCGGGTGCTCCTGCACGTGGGCCCCTTTGCTTGCTGTTCGGGCAGGAGGCAGCTCACTCGTTGTCTCTTCTTCCACAGGTGTAAAAGTTCCAGGCAGTTCATTTGACATCAGAATCTGCAGAGAGTCTGTTCCATCCTCAATGTCCATCTGAATCCCCAGAGCTTTCAGAATGTCACATTTGCACATGGGGCACGTGCCATGGGCTAGGATCCAGGGGTCAATGCAATTCTTGTGGAAAAAGTGTTTGCAAGTGAGAATACGAACTATTTCATTGGGCTTATAGGCTTCAAAGCAGATGACACAGCTATCCGCATTCGGATTGACTTCCTCGTCGTCCTCTTTCAAGACTCGAACTTGCAGCTGCCCAAAAGCTTTCTTGAGCTCTCTGGTTAATCGCTTCCATCTCCTGTCCTCAATTCTTGCCACCCAAAGTCTCCGGATATGATAAAAGGTGAAATATGCTAATGTGGCGGTCGTGACGATCATGAAGGAGACAAAATAGTGATTCAGCCAGATGACATGTTTTCTTCCCACCTCCACCATGACTGTAACATGAACTCCTTTCCGAATTAAATGCAAAATTTCCATTCCTTTGACATTACCAATCATAACTACAACGATGTCTTCAAAGGCCTGGTGAGACATGGGGAAAACCTGGTTGCCAGTACCTGGAAAGTTATAAATGATCACTCCTCTGGCTCCTTTTTCCGATGCCACCTTAATTTTCTGTGTAAAGGCACAACCTCCTCGTTCAATGAGTGCAATCCACGGCTCTTTATTCCGTGGCAGGATGAAACtggtattgggattacaggcattttgAATTTTTCCCTCTGGTGGCACAACAACTCCTGCTACTCTCTTCAAAATGGAGCTTCTGCCGAAGACCCCGGTTTCCCCCAGCTCTGACAGCATGCGGTTCCCCACATGAAATGATATGTTCATGTACGCAGTCCAAACTGCGCTTGCCATACAACAGTTCTGACTGAAGAGCCAGATAAAACTGAATTTCAGAAGCCAGAAAGATGGAGCATTGTTTTGCCAAGTACCCGTCTGAAGAGGATTCATCTCTGTCTT
It contains:
- the Rnf133 gene encoding E3 ubiquitin-protein ligase RNF133; translated protein: MNPLQTGTWQNNAPSFWLLKFSFIWLFSQNCCMASAVWTAYMNISFHVGNRMLSELGETGVFGRSSILKRVAGVVVPPEGKIQNACNPNTSFILPRNKEPWIALIERGGCAFTQKIKVASEKGARGVIIYNFPGTGNQVFPMSHQAFEDIVVVMIGNVKGMEILHLIRKGVHVTVMVEVGRKHVIWLNHYFVSFMIVTTATLAYFTFYHIRRLWVARIEDRRWKRLTRELKKAFGQLQVRVLKEDDEEVNPNADSCVICFEAYKPNEIVRILTCKHFFHKNCIDPWILAHGTCPMCKCDILKALGIQMDIEDGTDSLQILMSNELPGTFTPVEEETTSELPPARTASKGAHVQEHPTSSVDAGSQPPEAVETGHSSLGQRDL